One part of the Vicia villosa cultivar HV-30 ecotype Madison, WI linkage group LG6, Vvil1.0, whole genome shotgun sequence genome encodes these proteins:
- the LOC131613663 gene encoding uncharacterized protein LOC131613663, whose amino-acid sequence MAVLRQQMDDSNHDFVNMLTNQMGTVFNPIMQESAESNRQVVDQLARLCNFLGEPRTLGRQTPRANRHEYIPVRMGVDQDENETIQQCQIPRLRPNQDGTRERHQQVVMVGRQQDADQLVEQYQQEEAAIENNLTTIIERIMARNGINTPLQRPTYLSPLAEYIVQTENPRGWKIPMYTKFGGETGKSTIEHIAKYLTESGDMANNESLRVKHFPSSLTKAAFTWFTTLPPNSVDSWPKLEKLFHEQFYEGHSKISQVELSSIKRRFAETIDDYLNRFRSFKAKCFMQVPEHELVQMAAGGLDYSIRKKIDPTFVKSMSQLADRVRHLERLRLEKVRHTKAKAKKEKVAYVDYDDTYPIYEADYISPTEAEIDLAEMKPGPTDLVKKLLQEDRLKFTARKMKIDVDPLVQEEALVELSELP is encoded by the exons ATGGCGGTGCTTCGACAACAGATGGATGACAGCAACCATGATTTTGTCAACATGTTAACTAATCAAATGGGCACTGTTTTCAATCCCATAATGCAGGAGTCCGCTGAGTCGAATAGGCAAGTTGTTGATCAATTGGCGCGCCTATGTAATTTCTTGGGGGAACCTCGAACACTTGGTCGACAGACTCCGCGAGCAAACAGGCACGAATACATACCTGTTCGAATGGGGGTGGACCAGGATGAGAACGAAACCATTCAACAATGTCAAATTCCCAGACTGCGTCCAAATCAAGATGGAACACGGGAAAGACACCAGCAAGTAGTGATGGTAGGTCGACAACAAGACGCTGATCAGCTTGTCGAACAATATCAACAGGAGGAGGCAGCAATAGAAAATAATCTGACTACGATTATTGAAAGAATTATGGCCAGAAATGGAATAAATACTCCACTACAAAGGCCAACATACTTGTCTCCGTTGGCTGAGTATATTGTACAGACAGAAAACCCCAGAGGCTGGAAAATACCCATGTATACTAAGTTCGGAGGAGAAACAGGAAAATCGACAATCGAGCACATCGCCAAATATCTGACTGAATCAGGTGACATGGCGAACAATGAGAGTCTCAGGGTGAAACATTTTCCCTCATCCCTCACTAAGGCGGCATTTACATGGTTCACCACGTTGCCTCCAAATTCTGTTGACTCATGGCCTAAATTGGAAAAACTTTTCCATGAGCAGTTTTATGAGGGGCATTCGAAAATTAGTCAGGTTGAATTgtcgagcatcaaaaggaggttTGCAGAGACCATTGATGACTACCTGAATAGGTTTAGGTCATTTAAAGCGAAATGTTTCATGCAGGTACCTGAACATGAACTGGTTCAGATGGCTGCAGGAGGTCTAGACTATTCCATTAGGAAGAAAATTGACCCAACTTTTGTTAAAAGTATGTCGCAGTTGGCTGATAGGGTTCGACATCTCGAACGCCTACGACTAGAAAAAGTCAGGCATACTAAGGCCAAGGCTAAGAAAGAAAAAGTAGCCTATGTCGATTACGATGacacataccccatatatgaggCTGACTACATATCACCGACAGAGGCAGAGATTGATCTGGCTGAGATGAAACCAGGGCCAAC ggatctggtCAAGAAATTGCTACAGGAAGATCGACTGAAATTCACTGCTAGAAAGATGAAAATTGACGTCGATCCTCTTGTGCAAGAAGAGGCTTTGGTGGAGCTGTCTGAACTGCCATAA